One Mycoplasma wenyonii str. Massachusetts DNA window includes the following coding sequences:
- the pyk gene encoding pyruvate kinase, translating to MPIFKLGCTKIVATIGPAITLKLQTNSERNKSNPEYLEVLNLFTELFFKGLTCIRFNFSHSNNEERLFRLQLWREAKTEFYRVFNRIDEDGNSPYKTRFLFPIAELADTKGPEIRVWEMLDKDKGQLYKRGDVVRVYCKDKKTGDQTCFSVTDSTSKYNMALDCSVGEKILVDDGKLSFLIQSVDVDSGIVEAIAENDHYLKANKRVNLPNADYSLPFVSDKDKEDILFSLEQGFQFIALSFVNKLEDILEVKKLVQDNGEGKDKPLIISKIETTQCLKNIDSVISESDGIMIARGDLALESPYYNVPFWTKEILRKTAKEKKPAIVATQMLDSLERTVVPTRAEVSDVYRAAELTSDCTMLSGETAQGLFPLIALSTMSEIIKAAEKKVNYEKLFKYFTKDNKSDRLYSLGNQLFLESDKFNSVVSCFLFADELLEEELNQLSSLKLPFPFVVFYRKTNYLEAEQDFELKCSALNRGIYKIALVGSTDESLEDCARAFLNLCGYSGSNNLFGVYKSKDLKLVTL from the coding sequence ATGCCTATCTTTAAGTTAGGTTGTACAAAGATAGTTGCAACTATTGGACCTGCAATTACTCTTAAGTTACAAACTAACTCAGAGAGAAATAAGTCTAATCCAGAATATCTAGAAGTACTTAATCTATTTACTGAGTTATTTTTTAAGGGCTTAACTTGTATCAGATTTAATTTCTCTCACTCTAACAATGAAGAGAGATTATTTAGATTACAACTTTGAAGAGAAGCTAAAACTGAGTTCTATAGAGTATTCAACAGAATAGATGAAGATGGAAATTCACCTTATAAAACTAGATTCTTATTCCCTATTGCTGAGTTAGCTGACACTAAAGGTCCCGAGATTAGAGTATGAGAGATGTTGGACAAAGATAAAGGTCAACTATATAAGAGAGGAGATGTTGTAAGAGTCTATTGTAAAGATAAGAAAACAGGAGATCAAACCTGTTTTTCAGTTACAGACTCTACTTCTAAGTACAATATGGCTCTTGACTGCTCTGTTGGAGAAAAGATCTTAGTTGATGATGGAAAGCTTTCTTTCTTGATTCAATCAGTAGATGTAGACTCTGGAATTGTAGAGGCTATTGCAGAGAATGATCACTATCTAAAAGCCAATAAGAGAGTTAATCTACCAAATGCTGATTACTCTCTTCCTTTCGTTAGTGACAAAGATAAAGAAGATATTCTATTCTCTCTAGAACAAGGCTTTCAATTTATAGCTCTTTCTTTTGTTAATAAGTTAGAAGACATTTTAGAAGTTAAGAAGTTAGTTCAAGATAATGGAGAAGGAAAGGATAAACCATTAATTATCTCTAAGATAGAAACTACTCAATGCCTAAAGAATATAGATTCAGTTATCTCTGAGTCTGATGGAATTATGATTGCCAGAGGAGATCTTGCTCTAGAAAGTCCTTACTACAATGTTCCCTTTTGAACTAAAGAGATATTGAGAAAAACAGCTAAGGAAAAGAAGCCAGCAATTGTTGCTACTCAAATGCTTGACTCTCTAGAAAGAACTGTAGTTCCTACTAGAGCAGAAGTATCAGATGTTTATAGAGCTGCAGAATTAACTTCTGACTGCACTATGTTGTCTGGAGAAACTGCTCAAGGACTATTCCCCCTAATTGCTCTTTCAACTATGTCTGAGATTATTAAGGCTGCAGAAAAGAAAGTTAATTATGAGAAACTCTTTAAATACTTCACTAAAGACAATAAATCTGACAGACTTTATAGTTTAGGTAATCAATTATTTCTAGAAAGTGATAAATTTAATTCAGTTGTTTCCTGTTTCTTGTTTGCAGATGAACTACTAGAAGAAGAGTTGAATCAACTATCTTCTTTGAAATTACCTTTCCCATTTGTAGTCTTTTATAGAAAGACTAATTACCTAGAAGCTGAACAAGATTTTGAGTTAAAGTGCAGTGCTCTAAATAGAGGTATATATAAGATTGCTTTAGTGGGTTCTACAGATGAATCTCTTGAAGATTGTGCTAGAGCCTTCTTAAATCTTTGCGGTTACTCAGGATCAAATAATTTGTTTGGAGTATACAAGTCAAAAGATCTTAAATTAGTAACTCTCTAG
- the rpoC gene encoding DNA-directed RNA polymerase subunit beta', with the protein MNYKFKDVNSLVTRIDFSKFSSGDFTPPNLRGIQIGAYNKFLKTGLEELVSKYFPIVSSSGNIKILLEGIVAKEINQSEEEAINRSSSYQVALYLKLRLISNFHQEGSEGKVSQLFFGHMPIFSSACNFIINGTEKFVISQIVRSPGLYVLNKAQIRLSNSRKRTLEGIVCELLPVKGALILFHLPNDKSGKPSIKLLARNTSGNNAISLPVTVFLKAFGFTQEMIQTLFADQTEVLSSLEQEVFNADELKADPIFSSIINELSLAKNTQKLRETSKGWIKQTLYALCVEYYESERSTNKAKKKELLEKIYIELAARSITASLSISPEVARREITSFQELLWSYLFDKYYYGILPAGRYKLNHKLSVWERMKNRYLAEDIYGNDGKVWFKKDTFMDFENLTAFREAAIANKLKIRESIKPVKVFEDFKGRYKEFDEIQYEKVSIYVSGIDSAVVQVIGTPYLPDSTPFNQSDVLAILSYIIQLKHKVGEYDDIENLGNKRLKLVDELLENRIVLALARIQKFSIDKMNSLEAKMNYLSLKDGELEDYFSLSTIINTKPFQIVIKEFFNSHQLVQFLDQQNTLSEITNKRKISAMGPGGIKREDPNLNIRDVHYSYYGRVCPIETPEGMNIGLIMALAALARVDEYGFLNTPYYKVKDGKITKELIWLNSIQERNFYIAEATTPRTKDAELIGPVTVRRNEEVESVSPEDVHFIDVDCSQITSISASLIPFLEHDDANRVLMGANMQRQAVPLLSPRSPIVATGAESRIARDSGIVIFAEEDGEITYLDSSKLVVKYTGTEVTEKTYQLQKFGRTNQNTCRNQLIVPRDSRKVKKGEILVDGHAIQNGELALGQNILVAFTTWYGYNYEDAIILSSRLVQENVYTSLHIQEYTIDCMRTKIGDEEITRFIPGCAPEEKKYLDEDGIVLIGAAVKEGDILVGKTSPKATGEVSAEEKLLQAIFAEKAKSVKDSSLRLPAGAEGIVTKILRYSTFKGDRLGDDVLETIKVYVTSKRNIQIGDKMVGRHGNKGIVSKVAPVEDMPYLEDGTPVDILLNPLGVPSRMNIGQILESYLAFSARKLVFNKLLTAYFEKKLDQVATLFSRSRSSLYSLERVLESYLQEKGIKSLADAKEKLTQLDFSIILSKSGFRYDELEIKVLTPIFAGCKNTDLIEIMKDAGIDHSSHNGRFTLYDGRTGEKFKDPISVGVIYMLKLDHMVDDKIYARAVGPYSKITQQPLGGKCQNGGQRFGEMEVWAMEAYGAAYNLRELLTLKSDDIQARNLIYYSVIKGQMLPTPGISESFKLLVKKLQALGLRVNVQYGPKKQLISFDNYLAKRTKLNEKIQFLTWSNQANKKEDSEKNRRWENFSAGSQEDEDLTINGIQVSITSPEYLLSLSRGEVKSAETINYKTFKPEKGGLFCEAIFGPVRDYECFCGKYKRVRYRGKYCEKCGVCITESIVRREWMGHIALACPIAHIWMIKELPLPSKISLILEIKYKSVEEVVYFVNYIVTEVNDIGFDHQGLFKKLEIVNVSDQASPLKSLVKLRKLIRLICADIEKKDPEGKESLAYQQGKAYYKALSSSNLPFSLFDVFEFVYKYSGIKIGTGAEAIYELLKKVDLDSLEHSIQKQLKKDGLNHSDVKTKRLLVRLEVVRWFKASGNKPEWMILKNLLVLPPNLRPIVQLEAGRFTTSDLNIFYRRIIIRNERLKKILSLNVTSIIANNEKRMLQEAVDSLIDNASRKKPLVAKDKHLLKSLTDHLKGKQGLFRQNLLGKRVDYSGRSVVVVGPELKLHQVGLPILIVLKLFKPFIIRELIRSYIDETTGLRTQIAQNIKLAEQIIDNQEDILWPIVHKVIQERPVLLNRAPTLHSLGIQAFEPVIVEGKAICLHPLVTTAFNADFDGDQMAVHLPLSDEAVKEARQILLSHWHVLAPKNGQAILMPSQDMILGLYYLTNSRKGVKGEGRLASSAEETRYLYDSGELNLNALIAIPTSVFPDKKWPKEGLLITTAGKIIFNSILPKDYRYINDSSKNFLQEEDILDTTENYREIIASKPEKAPFSKRVIQTVIEEVYERYTIDETSVVLDWIKSLGFEFSTKSCITISPFDIPRFTDSYKAELIEQTEEKVRAQKEYCELGMITEDERYKRVISLWSDVKDQVSEKVKEWFRGEDYKDNPMAIMERSGARGSLSNFVQLSGMRGLMNRSYNYGQVTDSKIIKDIIEVPIKHSFVEGLNMIEYFNSSYGSRKSMADTAVKTAKSGYMTRKLVDTSQEVIVKSLDCKAHKGLVVKAIRTGKSNKEVKSFEERIKYRVAFKDVVSPVDGTLICPAGEFITAEIAKKIVEAGFTSLEIRSAFHCLQKQGVCQKCFGYHLTTKKPIEIGTAIGIIAAQSVGEPATQLTMRTFHLGGVAGEQNIAQGFERLKQLFDIVAPGRWESATLSEISGTVSSITNKEDKKIIKVQNQYSTRLYEVELDMPLLVKEGDTISFGDRLTEGNVDLKKLLEVAGLDRVRDYMVEQILEVYWLQGIDISDKYIELIVSQLTSKWRVNYEGDSKWSVGEVIDVSDYYKETTKLLLDKKKAPIAFPILLGLEEVPAKSNSFLAAASFQDTKKILIDASVRAQVDDLVSLKENIIVGNLIPAGTGLIPELLEGTNR; encoded by the coding sequence TTGAATTACAAATTCAAGGATGTTAACTCACTTGTCACACGGATAGACTTTTCTAAATTCTCCTCGGGGGATTTCACTCCTCCGAATCTAAGGGGAATTCAAATAGGAGCCTATAACAAATTCTTAAAGACAGGACTAGAAGAATTAGTTTCTAAGTACTTCCCAATTGTTTCTTCTTCTGGAAATATAAAGATACTTCTAGAGGGAATTGTTGCTAAAGAGATTAATCAATCCGAAGAAGAAGCTATAAATAGATCTTCTAGCTATCAAGTTGCTCTCTATTTAAAGCTAAGACTAATTTCTAACTTTCATCAAGAGGGATCAGAAGGAAAGGTCTCTCAACTCTTCTTTGGACATATGCCTATATTCTCTTCTGCTTGCAACTTCATTATTAACGGAACTGAAAAGTTCGTAATTAGCCAAATAGTTAGATCCCCAGGACTATATGTTCTTAATAAAGCTCAAATAAGACTTTCTAACTCTAGAAAGAGAACTCTAGAAGGAATAGTTTGTGAGTTACTTCCAGTTAAAGGAGCTTTAATACTCTTTCACTTACCTAACGATAAGTCTGGAAAGCCTTCCATTAAGTTACTAGCTAGAAATACTTCTGGTAATAATGCAATCTCTCTACCAGTTACTGTATTCCTTAAAGCCTTTGGTTTCACTCAAGAGATGATTCAAACACTCTTTGCAGATCAAACTGAAGTTCTATCTTCTCTAGAACAAGAAGTCTTTAATGCAGATGAGTTAAAGGCAGATCCTATTTTCTCCTCAATTATTAATGAACTTTCTTTGGCTAAAAATACCCAAAAGCTAAGAGAAACATCTAAAGGTTGGATCAAACAAACTCTTTATGCTCTCTGTGTTGAATACTATGAGTCAGAAAGATCAACTAATAAAGCAAAGAAGAAAGAGTTACTAGAAAAGATATATATAGAGCTAGCAGCTAGAAGTATTACTGCCTCTCTATCTATTAGTCCAGAGGTTGCTAGAAGAGAGATTACCTCTTTCCAAGAGTTACTGTGATCCTATCTCTTTGATAAGTACTACTATGGAATACTACCTGCAGGGAGATACAAACTGAATCACAAACTTTCAGTATGAGAAAGAATGAAGAATAGATATCTTGCTGAAGATATTTATGGAAATGATGGAAAGGTTTGGTTCAAAAAAGATACCTTTATGGACTTTGAAAACTTAACTGCCTTTAGAGAGGCTGCTATTGCAAATAAGTTAAAGATTAGAGAAAGTATTAAGCCAGTTAAGGTATTTGAAGACTTTAAGGGAAGATATAAAGAGTTTGATGAAATTCAATATGAAAAAGTTTCAATCTATGTTTCAGGAATTGATTCTGCTGTAGTTCAAGTAATAGGAACACCTTATCTTCCAGACTCAACTCCCTTTAATCAATCAGATGTACTTGCAATACTTTCTTACATCATTCAACTGAAACACAAGGTTGGAGAATACGATGACATAGAAAACCTAGGAAATAAGAGACTAAAGCTAGTAGATGAGTTACTAGAAAACAGAATTGTATTGGCTCTAGCGAGAATACAAAAGTTCTCAATAGACAAGATGAACAGCTTGGAAGCAAAGATGAACTATCTCTCTTTAAAGGATGGAGAGCTAGAAGACTACTTCTCTTTAAGCACAATTATCAATACAAAACCCTTCCAAATAGTTATTAAAGAGTTCTTTAACTCTCACCAATTAGTTCAATTCCTAGACCAACAAAATACTCTTTCTGAAATAACCAATAAGAGAAAGATCTCTGCTATGGGTCCAGGGGGAATTAAGAGAGAAGACCCAAACCTAAATATTAGAGACGTTCACTATTCCTACTACGGAAGAGTGTGTCCTATTGAAACTCCAGAAGGTATGAATATTGGATTGATCATGGCCCTAGCCGCTTTAGCTAGAGTGGATGAATATGGATTCCTTAATACTCCTTACTACAAGGTAAAGGATGGAAAGATAACTAAAGAGTTAATCTGACTGAACTCTATCCAAGAGAGAAACTTCTATATTGCAGAAGCTACAACTCCTAGAACTAAAGATGCAGAGTTAATTGGGCCAGTAACTGTAAGAAGAAATGAAGAAGTGGAGTCTGTCTCTCCTGAAGATGTTCACTTCATTGATGTAGATTGCTCTCAAATAACTTCTATCTCTGCCTCTCTAATTCCTTTCTTGGAACACGATGATGCCAACAGAGTATTAATGGGAGCAAATATGCAAAGACAAGCTGTACCTCTGTTATCTCCTAGATCTCCTATTGTTGCTACAGGTGCTGAAAGCAGAATAGCGAGAGACTCAGGTATTGTTATATTCGCAGAAGAAGATGGAGAGATTACTTACTTAGACAGCTCTAAGTTAGTTGTTAAGTACACAGGTACTGAGGTTACAGAAAAGACTTATCAACTTCAAAAGTTTGGAAGAACTAATCAAAATACCTGTAGAAACCAACTAATAGTCCCTAGAGATAGTAGAAAGGTAAAGAAAGGAGAGATCTTAGTTGATGGACATGCAATTCAAAATGGAGAGTTAGCTCTTGGACAAAACATCTTAGTTGCATTCACTACTTGATATGGATACAACTATGAGGACGCTATCATTCTTTCCTCTAGATTAGTTCAAGAGAATGTATATACCTCATTACACATTCAGGAATACACCATTGACTGTATGAGAACCAAGATAGGAGATGAAGAGATTACTAGATTTATTCCAGGTTGTGCCCCTGAAGAAAAGAAATATCTAGATGAAGATGGAATTGTACTAATAGGGGCTGCAGTTAAGGAAGGAGATATCTTAGTAGGTAAGACTTCTCCAAAGGCCACTGGAGAAGTTAGTGCAGAAGAAAAACTATTACAAGCAATCTTTGCTGAAAAAGCGAAGAGTGTAAAGGATAGCTCACTAAGACTACCTGCAGGAGCTGAAGGAATAGTAACCAAAATACTAAGATACTCCACATTCAAGGGAGACAGACTAGGAGATGATGTTCTAGAGACCATTAAGGTTTATGTCACCTCTAAGAGAAATATCCAAATTGGAGACAAGATGGTAGGTAGACATGGAAATAAGGGTATTGTTTCAAAGGTTGCTCCAGTAGAAGATATGCCTTATCTAGAAGATGGAACTCCTGTGGATATTCTCTTGAATCCTTTGGGTGTTCCTTCAAGAATGAATATTGGACAGATATTAGAGAGCTATCTTGCTTTCTCAGCTAGAAAGCTAGTATTCAATAAGTTACTAACTGCTTATTTTGAGAAGAAGTTAGATCAAGTAGCTACTCTATTCTCTAGATCTAGATCCTCTCTTTACTCTCTAGAAAGAGTTCTTGAAAGTTATCTACAAGAAAAGGGAATTAAGAGTCTTGCGGATGCTAAGGAAAAGCTAACTCAATTAGACTTCTCAATCATACTATCTAAGTCTGGATTTAGATATGACGAGCTAGAAATTAAGGTATTAACTCCTATCTTTGCTGGATGCAAGAACACTGACTTAATTGAGATTATGAAAGATGCAGGAATTGACCACTCTTCACATAACGGTAGATTCACTCTATATGATGGAAGAACTGGAGAAAAGTTCAAAGATCCTATCTCAGTTGGAGTTATCTATATGTTGAAATTGGATCACATGGTCGATGACAAGATTTATGCCAGAGCAGTTGGGCCTTACTCCAAGATCACTCAACAACCATTAGGTGGTAAGTGTCAAAATGGGGGTCAAAGATTTGGGGAAATGGAGGTTTGAGCTATGGAAGCTTATGGTGCCGCTTACAACCTAAGAGAGTTACTAACTCTTAAGTCTGATGACATTCAAGCAAGAAATCTTATTTATTACTCAGTTATTAAGGGTCAAATGCTTCCAACTCCGGGAATCTCTGAATCCTTTAAGTTACTAGTTAAGAAGTTACAAGCTCTAGGACTAAGAGTGAATGTTCAATATGGACCTAAGAAACAATTAATTAGCTTTGATAACTACTTAGCTAAGAGAACTAAGTTAAATGAAAAGATTCAATTCTTAACTTGAAGCAATCAAGCTAATAAGAAAGAAGATAGTGAAAAGAACAGAAGATGAGAGAACTTTAGTGCAGGCTCACAAGAAGATGAAGATCTAACTATTAATGGAATTCAAGTAAGTATTACCTCACCTGAATACCTACTTTCACTTTCTAGAGGAGAGGTTAAGTCTGCAGAAACCATTAACTATAAAACCTTCAAGCCAGAAAAAGGTGGATTATTCTGTGAAGCTATCTTCGGCCCAGTAAGAGACTATGAGTGTTTCTGTGGTAAGTACAAGAGAGTTAGATATAGAGGTAAGTACTGTGAAAAGTGTGGAGTTTGCATCACAGAATCAATAGTTAGAAGAGAATGAATGGGACATATTGCTTTAGCTTGTCCTATTGCTCACATCTGAATGATCAAAGAGTTACCTCTTCCATCCAAGATCTCTTTGATACTGGAGATTAAGTACAAGAGTGTTGAAGAAGTAGTTTACTTCGTTAACTACATAGTTACTGAGGTAAATGACATTGGATTTGATCACCAAGGATTATTTAAGAAATTAGAGATTGTTAATGTATCTGATCAAGCAAGCCCACTAAAGTCTCTAGTTAAGCTAAGAAAGCTTATTAGATTAATTTGTGCAGATATAGAGAAGAAGGATCCAGAAGGAAAAGAGTCACTTGCTTATCAACAAGGTAAAGCCTATTACAAAGCTCTTTCTTCCTCTAACCTTCCATTCTCTCTATTTGATGTATTTGAGTTTGTATACAAATACAGCGGTATCAAGATAGGTACTGGAGCTGAAGCAATATATGAACTACTTAAGAAGGTAGATCTAGACTCTCTAGAGCACTCAATTCAAAAACAATTGAAGAAAGATGGACTTAATCATTCAGATGTAAAGACCAAGAGACTCTTAGTTAGATTAGAGGTTGTTAGATGATTTAAGGCTTCTGGAAACAAACCTGAATGAATGATTCTAAAGAATTTATTAGTTCTTCCTCCTAACCTAAGACCTATTGTTCAACTAGAAGCTGGTAGATTTACAACTAGTGACCTAAATATCTTCTATAGAAGAATCATTATTAGAAATGAAAGATTGAAGAAGATACTGAGCTTGAATGTTACTTCTATCATCGCTAACAATGAAAAGAGAATGTTACAAGAAGCTGTAGACTCTTTAATCGACAATGCAAGTAGAAAGAAGCCATTAGTAGCTAAAGATAAGCACCTACTTAAGTCTCTAACTGATCACCTAAAAGGTAAGCAAGGTCTATTCAGACAAAACCTATTAGGTAAGAGAGTTGACTACTCAGGTAGATCTGTAGTAGTTGTAGGTCCTGAACTAAAACTTCATCAAGTTGGACTACCTATTCTAATAGTTCTGAAGCTCTTCAAACCATTCATTATTAGAGAGTTAATTAGAAGCTATATAGATGAAACTACAGGTCTAAGAACTCAAATTGCTCAAAACATTAAGTTAGCTGAACAAATAATTGATAACCAAGAAGACATACTGTGACCAATAGTTCACAAAGTAATACAAGAAAGACCTGTATTACTAAACAGAGCACCTACTCTTCACAGCTTGGGTATTCAAGCCTTTGAACCTGTAATAGTAGAAGGAAAGGCTATTTGTCTTCACCCTCTAGTAACTACAGCTTTCAATGCAGACTTTGACGGTGACCAAATGGCAGTGCACTTACCACTCTCAGATGAAGCAGTTAAAGAAGCAAGACAAATCTTGCTTTCTCACTGACATGTATTAGCTCCAAAGAATGGTCAAGCAATCTTAATGCCTTCTCAAGACATGATTTTGGGTCTTTACTACCTAACTAATAGCAGAAAGGGAGTTAAGGGAGAAGGAAGACTAGCCTCTTCTGCTGAAGAAACTAGATATCTATATGACTCAGGAGAGTTGAATCTGAATGCATTAATTGCTATTCCAACTTCTGTATTCCCAGATAAGAAGTGACCTAAAGAAGGATTACTAATTACTACTGCAGGAAAGATAATCTTTAACTCTATTCTTCCTAAAGACTACAGATATATCAATGACTCCTCCAAGAACTTCTTGCAAGAGGAAGATATTCTAGATACCACTGAAAACTACAGAGAAATTATTGCAAGCAAACCAGAGAAAGCTCCATTCAGTAAGAGAGTAATTCAAACAGTAATTGAAGAAGTCTATGAAAGATACACAATAGATGAAACTTCTGTAGTTCTAGACTGAATTAAGAGTCTTGGATTTGAGTTCTCAACTAAGTCATGTATTACTATCTCTCCATTTGATATCCCTAGATTTACTGATTCCTACAAAGCTGAATTAATAGAACAAACAGAAGAAAAGGTTAGAGCTCAAAAGGAATACTGTGAATTAGGAATGATTACAGAAGATGAAAGATATAAGAGAGTTATTTCCTTGTGATCAGATGTAAAGGATCAAGTATCTGAAAAAGTTAAAGAATGATTCAGAGGAGAGGATTACAAAGATAATCCGATGGCAATTATGGAAAGATCTGGAGCAAGAGGAAGCTTATCTAACTTCGTACAGCTGTCAGGTATGAGAGGGTTAATGAACAGATCCTATAACTATGGTCAAGTTACAGACTCAAAGATTATTAAAGACATAATTGAAGTACCTATTAAACACTCATTCGTAGAGGGATTGAATATGATTGAGTACTTTAACTCCTCTTATGGTTCTAGAAAGAGTATGGCAGACACCGCGGTTAAGACTGCAAAATCTGGATATATGACCAGAAAACTAGTAGACACCTCACAAGAAGTTATTGTTAAGTCTCTAGACTGTAAGGCTCACAAAGGCTTGGTAGTTAAGGCAATTAGAACAGGTAAGTCTAATAAGGAAGTTAAGTCTTTTGAGGAAAGAATTAAGTATAGAGTTGCATTTAAGGATGTAGTTTCTCCAGTAGATGGAACTCTGATTTGTCCTGCCGGAGAGTTCATTACTGCAGAGATAGCTAAGAAGATAGTTGAAGCTGGATTTACCTCTCTAGAAATTAGAAGTGCATTCCACTGTCTACAAAAACAAGGAGTGTGTCAAAAGTGTTTCGGTTATCACCTAACCACTAAGAAACCTATAGAGATTGGAACAGCTATTGGAATTATTGCCGCTCAGTCAGTCGGGGAACCAGCTACTCAGCTAACTATGAGAACCTTCCACCTTGGTGGGGTTGCAGGGGAACAAAATATTGCTCAAGGTTTCGAAAGACTAAAACAATTGTTTGATATAGTTGCACCAGGTCGTTGAGAGTCAGCAACTCTAAGTGAAATTAGTGGAACTGTTTCCTCAATCACAAACAAAGAAGACAAGAAGATAATTAAGGTTCAAAACCAATACTCTACAAGACTATATGAAGTAGAGCTAGATATGCCTCTATTAGTAAAAGAAGGAGACACTATCTCCTTTGGGGATAGACTAACTGAAGGAAATGTAGATTTGAAGAAGTTACTAGAAGTTGCAGGACTAGATAGAGTTAGAGACTACATGGTTGAACAAATACTAGAGGTTTACTGACTACAAGGTATTGATATCTCTGACAAGTACATAGAGTTAATTGTTAGTCAATTAACCTCAAAGTGAAGAGTTAACTATGAAGGAGACTCTAAGTGGAGTGTTGGGGAAGTAATAGATGTAAGTGATTACTACAAAGAAACAACCAAACTTCTATTAGATAAGAAGAAAGCTCCTATTGCATTCCCAATATTACTAGGACTAGAAGAAGTACCTGCTAAGTCCAACTCCTTCTTAGCTGCTGCTTCATTCCAAGACACTAAGAAGATCTTGATTGATGCCTCAGTAAGAGCTCAAGTAGACGATTTAGTATCTCTGAAGGAAAACATAATTGTTGGTAACTTAATTCCTGCAGGAACTGGATTAATACCTGAATTACTAGAAGGAACTAATAGATAG